TGCCATCGCTGCCGGTGGCGTTGGTGCCGCTGCTGGCGCGGCTGATCGCGGTGCTGCTCCACACGCCCGGGCCCAGGCCGAACAGGCGCAGCTCGGTCAGCGCGTTCAGGGTTCTCAGCCCGGTGCTCTGCTGGCCGTACAGGTCGTAGTTGAGCAGCAGGCCGGGCGCCGCGGGATCGGCGGCGGGCGGCGCGTTGGGCAGGGCGCTGAGCTGGGCCACCGGCCGGTCGAGCAGCTCCACCGGCGCCACCAGCGCGAGGCGCTGGCGCGGGTTGTCGAAGTTGACCTGCAGGCCCGGCACCTGGCCGAGCGCCACCGGCGCGGCGTCGGCCGGCCAGCGCAGCCCGAGTTCGCGCAGCGTGGCGGCGCTGGCCGTCAGCCGTCCATCGGGGCCGCGCACGAAACGCGCGAGCTGGTCGATGGGCTGGCCATTGAGCACCACTTCGAGAAACAGCTCTTCCCCGGGGGCGGCAGCCGCAGGCTGGGCGATGCAGGTCGAGGCGATCAGCAGGGCGCAGGCCGTACCGGTGCCAAGCCTGGCAACGTCAAGGGCGATCCGCGGCCAGCGGCAACACTTGCTCTTGCGGATCGTCATTGAGGCGGGCCTGGATCGTGCCCCGGCCTTCGCGCAGGGCCTGCGCCTGCGGCGCGGGCAGTTTCAGCGGCCACTGCATGCGTTGGCCGGGCAGCACGTAACCCAGCAGGCCGGTCGCCAGCGGCGTGCGCTGCCCGTCCGGGGCCAGGTAGCTCAACTGGCTGAGCTTGACGCGTTGCGCCCCCTCGTTGGCCACGCTCAGCTGCATATCGGCGCCAGTGCGCAGGCTGGCCTTCAGCGCCGAGAGTTCGGTGGGCTGCGTGCGCTCCAGCGTGGTCTTGGCGCCGGCCGGCAGCACGAACACGGGGATGGAGTAGCGCAGCAGGAATTTCAGCGCGCCGCTCGATCCGCCGGCGCTGCCGCTGTCGGGCGCATCCGGCGGCAGCTCGTCCACGATGAGGCGGTAGCTGCGCTCGCGCTCGGGCATGTCGCCCGCCAGGCGCACGATGCGCACCAGCTGGGTGGCGCCGGGCGCGATGTCCACGATGGGCGGGCTGGCAACCACGTCCCGCGTCGGCGTGAGCTGATCGCTCTGGTCGGCCTGGCTCCATTGCAGCACGCGCACCTGGGCGCGCAGGGGCTGCGTGCCCGTGTTGCTCAGCTGCAGGTTCTGGCTGCGGTCGCGCGCGGGCAGCTCGACCAGGACCGGGGCGGCCTGCAGGCCGGCGGCCGAGGCGGGCAGCGGCAGCGCGGCAGCCGCCCAAACGAACAACAGCCACGCCCGGCGTGGCTGTTGAAGCAGGGAAATGAGCGCGTGCCAGGCCCGGTGGATCTGGACCATCACCGGCGCTGCATCAGTACGTCAGGGTGGCGATCACCGTGTCGGTGTAGTTGCCGGCAGGTGCGCCGCCCACGTTGGGGACCAGGCCGTAGACGGTGTAGGTCTGGTTGGTGCCGGTGCCGCTGCCCGTCCTGGTGTCGGTGCCCACGGTGTTGCCCCAGGCCGTGGTGTGGCCGACGTCCTGGAACAGGCCGTAGGACACGTAGTTGCTGCCAACGGTCTTCATGCGGCGCGTCGTGGCGTTGTAGTTCAGGCCGTTGTCCAGGCCGATGTTGTAGGCCGAGCCGTTCGTGCAGTTCACGGTGAGGACGCCGCCCACGGAGGACACGTTGGTGGCGGTGGAGATGGCGCTGCCGAAGTCCACGTCGGTGGGCGCGGCCGCATTGATGCTGCAGGCCGCCATGACGGTGATTTTCACGGTCATGTTCGCCGTGTCGGTGGCCGCATGGGCTCCGACCATGGCACCGGCAGCGACGGCAGACAGAAGGGTGGCGCGAAACAGCTGACGCATGAAAGCTCCTAAATAAATGGTAAGAAAGTGTTGCAGGCAAATTTTCAAGGATTTGTCGTCATTTGTGACAAATTAGCCTGAAAGGTTTCGCCAACTAACGCACACTTCTCACATTTTTGTGAGGGTTTGCTTACAAAGTTGCCGAGTCAAGCCTAAAACAGGCTTGACTTTCAATTTCGCGAATCCGGTTTTGTAACTTCTGCTTTCAATTGATTGTTGACTTTATTGGTTTTCAAGAGTTGAAAACGGTTTCAAACCAGCCTGCGCACCGCTTTCTTGCGCCAGACCAGGCGGTAGTACGCCGTCTGCAGCGCCAGCATCGCGAGGAAGGCCGCGGGGTAGCCGATCCAGACGCCGTTGATGCCGATCTGGCGGCTCATCACCCAGGCCACGGGCACCTCGACCGCGGCGATGCAGAAGATCGAGATCGCGGTGGGCACCAGCACCGAGCCGCTGGCGCGCATCACGCCCGACAGCGTTGCCGCCATGCCGAAGACCACGCTGCTCCACAGCATGATGTGCAGCAGCGTCTGGGCCAGCTCGATTACCGGGTCGCTGGTGATGAAGAAGCTCACGATGGCGCGCGAGAACAGGTAGGCCAGCAGCACCAGCCCGCCGGTGAGCACCAGGTTCATCATGAGCCCGGTGCGCGTGATGGCGCCCAGCAATTGCGTCTTGCCCGCGCCGATGGCCTGCGCGCCCAGGATGGAGGCGGTGATGGCGATCGAGAGCGCCGGAAACTGCACATAGGCCACCACTTGGTTGACCGCGCCATAGGCGGCGGTGGCGCCCGAGCCGAAGCCGTTGACCATCGAGAGCAGGGCGACCTCGGCCAGCGAGATCACGATCATCTGCACGCCGGTCGGCACGCCAATGCGCAGCACCGTCCTGAGCAGCTTCGGGTCGATGCGCATGCTGCGGATGAACAGGGCGTCGGGCGCCAGCGGGTGGCGCTTGCGCAGCAGGTACCAGCCGAGCCAGGCCGAGGCCACCAGCATCGACACCACCGAGGCCCAGGCGCTGGCCGTCACGCCGAGCTGCGGCAGGCCGAACCAGCCGCGGATCAGCGCCGGTGTGATCGACAGGCCCACGGCGGTGGACAGCGCCAGCGTGAGCAGCGGCGTGAGCGTGTCGCCCACGCCGCGCAGCATGGCCGTGGCCAGCAGGAAGATGAACAGCCCCGGCGCGGCAATCAGCATGATGCGCGCATAGGCCGTGGCGTCGGCCAGGATGTCGGGAGGCGTGCCCAGCAGCGCGAGCAGACCGCGCGTGAAGGCGCCGCCGAACACCGCCACCGCCAGGCCCAGCAGGATGCCCACGCTCAGCGTGGTGCCAGCCACGGCGCGGACCATGGCGGGGTTCTTCGCGCCCCAGGCCTGGCCGATCAGCACCGAGGCGCCGGCGCCCAGGCCCAGGATGAACGAGATGAAGAAGAACAGCACCGGAAAGAAGCTGGAGACGGCCGCCATCGCGCCCACGCCCAGCATCTGGCCGATGTAGATGTTGTTGATGGTGCCCGACAGCGCTTGCAGGATGTTGCTCAGCAGCATCGGGCCGAGGAACACCAGGAAGGTCTTCCACAGCGGCCGCGGCGCGGCGGCGGGCGGGGTCGGCCCCGCCGGGGCGCCGTGGGGGGCCGCAGGCGTTTCGTTGCCCATGCTGCTCATGCCGCGCCTCCCGGGCCCTGCGCCTGGAAGGCGGCGGCGGCCAGTTGCCGCGCATGCGCGGCCACATCGGGCGGCCAGGCGCCGAGCTCGGCCTCGAAGCGCTGCTGCTGGCCGGCAAACAGGGCGCGCGTGGCCTCCTCGAAGCCCGGCTGGTTGCCGGCCAGGGCCGACATGAAGCGGTAGCAGGCTTCCTGGGCCTGGCGTGCGCGGTCCTTGCCGCCGCTGGTGCGGCGCGCGTCTTCCACCAGCTTGCGCAGCGCCACCGAGGCGCCGCCGGGCTGCAGGTTGAGCCAGTCCCAGTGGCGGGGCAGCAGCGTGACCTCGCGCGCCACCACGCCCAGCCTGGGCCGGCCGGGGCCGCGCGGCGCGGGCGGGCTGGCGGGCGCGCCGCCCGGATCGGCCAGGCGCTGCAGGACCTGCTCGGCCGAGCCGCGCAGATCGAGCTCCTTCAACTGGCTGGTGGCCTCGTCGAACACCAGCACGGGCGCCTGCGCCTCGTGCGCCTGCGCCTGCCTGACGGCCAGCGCCACTTCCTTCAATTCGCCGCTGGCAATGCGCCGCCCTCCCTGGAAGGCGATGTAGCGGCTGGCGTTGCTGGGGTCCATGGCATATCCTCTGTGTGAATTTTTTGCCTATTATGCCCGGGTAAAAAATGATCGTCAAATTACCCGGATAAATAATCCATCCACCAGGGAGTCTCCCGCATGAGCATTCCGCGCCGCATCATCCAGACCCACAGGAACGAGGACCTTGGCCGTGCGCACCGCCAGAGCTGGATCGACCAGCACCCGGACTACGACTATCAGTTCTTCGACGACGCCCGGTGCCACCAGTTCATGGCCGAGCACGCGCCCGAGCTGCTGCCGACCTACGACAAGCTGCCGCTGCCGGTGCAGAAGAGCGACCTGTTCCGCTATGCCGCGATCCACGAGCTGGGCGGCATCTACACCGACGTGGACACGATCTGCTGCGCGCCGCTGCACAGCTACCTCGATCTCGACACCGACCAGTTGATCGCCGGCATGGAGATGACGCCGGCGCACTGCGCGCCCGGCATCCAGCACTACACCACCTACTACTGCTCGCCGTTCCAGGTGCTGCAATGGACCTTCGCGGCCTCGCCGCGCCACCCGGCGCTGGCGCTGGTGCTGCAGCGCATCCGCTTCTACGTCTCACAGATGAGCGAGGCGCAGCTGCGGGACTGGAGCCAGGCGCTGCGCTTCACGCTGGAGCTCACCGGCCCCGCGGTGTTCACGCAGGTGCTCAACGAGTTCCTGACCGGCACGCGGGAGGGCCGGGTGGCCGTGCTGCCGCGCATGGTCTGGGGCGCCTACCCCGGGGAGCAGACGCGCCCCGAGAATGTGGCGCAGGTCAAGGTCCGGCACCTGTTCGACGGCTCCTGGCGGCCCGACCGGCCGCCGGCGCGGCCCAAGCCAGCCCTGCGCTACTCGATCCAGCTCTGAAACGGATTTTTCAAGCCTTTTTGGCCCGATGTCCAGGTGCTGTGGTCATTCGCTGCTATGAATTCAATAGCAAACCAAGAGCCATCCAAAGCGCGGCTCAGCAGCCCAGGCTCAGCGCCTGCAGCGGCCGGCCGGTGCGCGGCTCGAACACCACGAGGTTGATCCGGCGCGGGTGCTGCGCGTCGGCCGCGAGCGTGCGCAGCGTCAGCCGCGCCGGCCCCCGGTAGTCGCCGGCCGGCACGTATTGGCGCACCACGAAGTCGTGCTGCAGGAACTCGCCCGCGTTCTCGCCGGCCTTCACCCGCGAGCTGTGGCCGTGCTCGGTGACCGTCCAGTAGGCCGACCACGGGGCCGAGGCATCCAGCGGCGTCACCATCGCCTCGAACGCCT
This Variovorax terrae DNA region includes the following protein-coding sequences:
- a CDS encoding fimbrial biogenesis chaperone, which translates into the protein MFVWAAAALPLPASAAGLQAAPVLVELPARDRSQNLQLSNTGTQPLRAQVRVLQWSQADQSDQLTPTRDVVASPPIVDIAPGATQLVRIVRLAGDMPERERSYRLIVDELPPDAPDSGSAGGSSGALKFLLRYSIPVFVLPAGAKTTLERTQPTELSALKASLRTGADMQLSVANEGAQRVKLSQLSYLAPDGQRTPLATGLLGYVLPGQRMQWPLKLPAPQAQALREGRGTIQARLNDDPQEQVLPLAADRP
- a CDS encoding Csu type fimbrial protein translates to MRQLFRATLLSAVAAGAMVGAHAATDTANMTVKITVMAACSINAAAPTDVDFGSAISTATNVSSVGGVLTVNCTNGSAYNIGLDNGLNYNATTRRMKTVGSNYVSYGLFQDVGHTTAWGNTVGTDTRTGSGTGTNQTYTVYGLVPNVGGAPAGNYTDTVIATLTY
- a CDS encoding MATE family efflux transporter, with amino-acid sequence MGNETPAAPHGAPAGPTPPAAAPRPLWKTFLVFLGPMLLSNILQALSGTINNIYIGQMLGVGAMAAVSSFFPVLFFFISFILGLGAGASVLIGQAWGAKNPAMVRAVAGTTLSVGILLGLAVAVFGGAFTRGLLALLGTPPDILADATAYARIMLIAAPGLFIFLLATAMLRGVGDTLTPLLTLALSTAVGLSITPALIRGWFGLPQLGVTASAWASVVSMLVASAWLGWYLLRKRHPLAPDALFIRSMRIDPKLLRTVLRIGVPTGVQMIVISLAEVALLSMVNGFGSGATAAYGAVNQVVAYVQFPALSIAITASILGAQAIGAGKTQLLGAITRTGLMMNLVLTGGLVLLAYLFSRAIVSFFITSDPVIELAQTLLHIMLWSSVVFGMAATLSGVMRASGSVLVPTAISIFCIAAVEVPVAWVMSRQIGINGVWIGYPAAFLAMLALQTAYYRLVWRKKAVRRLV
- a CDS encoding DUF2239 family protein, whose protein sequence is MDPSNASRYIAFQGGRRIASGELKEVALAVRQAQAHEAQAPVLVFDEATSQLKELDLRGSAEQVLQRLADPGGAPASPPAPRGPGRPRLGVVAREVTLLPRHWDWLNLQPGGASVALRKLVEDARRTSGGKDRARQAQEACYRFMSALAGNQPGFEEATRALFAGQQQRFEAELGAWPPDVAAHARQLAAAAFQAQGPGGAA
- a CDS encoding glycosyltransferase family 32 protein, encoding MSIPRRIIQTHRNEDLGRAHRQSWIDQHPDYDYQFFDDARCHQFMAEHAPELLPTYDKLPLPVQKSDLFRYAAIHELGGIYTDVDTICCAPLHSYLDLDTDQLIAGMEMTPAHCAPGIQHYTTYYCSPFQVLQWTFAASPRHPALALVLQRIRFYVSQMSEAQLRDWSQALRFTLELTGPAVFTQVLNEFLTGTREGRVAVLPRMVWGAYPGEQTRPENVAQVKVRHLFDGSWRPDRPPARPKPALRYSIQL